The following coding sequences are from one Manis pentadactyla isolate mManPen7 chromosome 13, mManPen7.hap1, whole genome shotgun sequence window:
- the JRKL gene encoding jerky protein homolog-like, whose amino-acid sequence MSGKRKRVVLTIKDKLDIIKKLEDGGSSKQLAVIYGIGETTVRDIRKNKEKIITYASSSDSTSLLAKRKSMKPSMYEELDRAMLEWFNQQRAKGNPISGPICAKRAEFFFYALGMDGDFNPSAGWLTRFKQRHSIREINIRNERLNGDETAVEDFCNNFRDFIEQENLQPEQIYNADETGLFWKCLPSRTSVNKGKCTVPGHKSVERVTIMCCANATGLHKLKLCVVGKAKKPRSFKSTDTSNLPVSYFSQKGAWMDLSIFRQWFDKIFVPQVREYLRSKGLQEKAVLLLDNSPTHPNENVLRSDDGQIFAKYLPPNVASLIQPSDQGVIVTMKRNYRAGLLQNNLEEGNDLKSFWKKLTLLDALYEIAMAWNLVKPVTISRAWKKILPTIEEKEGLDFEEEDISVATVATILQHTKGLENVTTENIEKWLEVDSTEPGYEVLTDSEIIRRAQGQTDESSENEEEEIELIPEKHINHAAALQWTENLLDYLEQQGDMILPDKLVIRKLRATIRNKQKMTNSSQ is encoded by the coding sequence ATGTCAGGGAAACGGAAGCGAGTGGTGTTGACAATTAAAGATAAGCTTGACATAATAAAGAAACTTGAAGACGGAGGTTCTTCCAAACAGCTGGCAGTGATTTATGGAATTGGTGAGACAACTGTTCGggatataagaaaaaataaagaaaagattatAACTTATGCAAGCAGTTCTGATTCCACAAGTCTTCTGGCCAAGAGGAAATCTATGAAGCCAAGCATGTATGAGGAACTGGACAGAGCAATGCTGGAATGGTTCAATCAACAAAGGGCAAAAGGGAATCCCATATCTGGACCAATTTGTGCAAAAAGAGCAGAATTCTTCTTTTATGCTTTGGGAATGGATGGTGATTTTAATCCCTCTGCTGGCTGGTTAACTCGTTTTAAGCAGCGACACAGCATTAGAGAAATTAacattagaaatgaaagattaaatGGAGATGAGACTGCTGTGGAAGATTTTTGTAACAACTTTCGAGATTTCATTGAACAAGAGAATCTGCAACCTGAACAAATCTATAATGCAGATGAAACTGGTCTCTTTTGGAAATGCCTGCCTTCCAGGACTTCAGTTAACAAAGGTAAATGCACTGTCCCTGGACACAAGTCAGTTGAAAGAGTCACTATCATGTGTTGTGCCAATGCAACGGGTTTACACAAACTTAAACTTTGTGTTGTGGGGAAAGCAAAGAAACCTCGCTCCTTCAAGTCAACTGACACCTCGAACCTGCCAGTCTCTTATTTCAGCCAGAAAGGTGCATGGATGGACCTTTCCATTTTCCGACAGTGGTTTGATAAGATCTTTGTGCCACAAGTTCGAGAGTACTTAAGATCCAAAGGGCTGCAGGAAAAGGCTGTGCTCTTGTTGGATAATTCACCAACACATCCAAATGAAAATGTGCTGAGGTCAGATGATGGccaaatatttgctaaatatttACCACCAAATGTGGCTTCATTGATCCAGCCCTCAGATCAGGGAGTCATCGTGACAATGAAGAGAAACTATCGCGCCGGTCTTCTCCAGAACAACTTGGAAGAAGGTAATGACCTGAAGTCATTCTGGAAGAAACTAACTCTGCTAGATGCACTTTATGAAATAGCAATGGCATGGAATTTAGTAAAGCCAGTTACCATTAGCAGAGCATGGAAGAAGATTCTCCCTAccatagaggagaaagaaggCTTAGACTTTGAAGAAGAAGATATTTCAGTGGCTACTGTGGCCACCATTTTACAGCATACCAAAGGATTGGAAAATGTGACTACTGAGAACATAGAGAAATGGCTTGAAGTGGACAGTACTGAACCAGGCTATGAAGTATTAACTGACAGTGAAATCATCAGAAGAGCACAAGGCCAGACAGATGAATCCAGTGAAAATgaggaggaggaaatagaactgATTCCAGAAAAACATATTAATCATGCAGCTGCTCTCCAATGGACTGAAAATTTATTAGATTATCTAGAACAACAAGGTGATATGATTCTGCCTGATAAACTGGTGATACGTAAACTTAGAGCCACcatcagaaataaacagaaaatgacaAACTCAAGTCAATAA